In one window of Miscanthus floridulus cultivar M001 chromosome 12, ASM1932011v1, whole genome shotgun sequence DNA:
- the LOC136498308 gene encoding uncharacterized protein: MARAALLAIPLLLLCLALAGGTDAARKTVGVYKLQNKKGDFSIKVTNWGATLMSVIVPDSEGNLADVVLGYDKLAQYEDASSAFGTVVGRVANRIANGSFVLDGKTIRLNKDGTTVLHGGHRGFNRVIWTVKEYVPGGDSPYITLYYHSFDREQGFPGDLDVYVTYELSCGPYELRARMNATALNKATPVNLANHAYWNLAGDGSGDVLGHLIRVFASRFTPVDASMIPTGEIAPVSGTPYDLRAPTLLGSRIKHVSGAGMAGFDINYAVDGDGFGFRQVAYLRDPASGRALELWANQPGVQLYTSNWLNNVKGKGGRVYGQYGAVCLETQAFPDAVNHPNFPSEIVRPGGVYQHDMLFKFSF; the protein is encoded by the exons ATGGCTAGAGCTGCACTGCTCGCCATTCCTTTGCTCCTGCTGTGCCTAGCATTGGCCGGCGGCACAGATGCTGCGAGGAAGACGGTTGGGGTGTACAAGCTCCAGAACAAGAAGggcgacttctccatcaaggtcaccAACTGGGGAGCCACTCTCATGTCTGTCATTGTGCCTGACTCTGAAG GAAACCTGGCCGACGTCGTCCTTGGGTATGACAAGCTTGCACAGTATGAG GACGCTTCTTCCGCCTTCGGAACCGTGGTCGGACGAGTAGCCAATAGAATCGCCAACGGCAGCTTCGTACTCGATGGGAAAACCATCCGTCTGAACAAAGACGGCACCACCGTACTTCACG GTGGGCACAGAGGGTTCAACAGAGTCATCTGGACGGTGAAGGAGTACGTGCCCGGCGGTGACTCCCCATACATCACGCTATACTACCACAGTTTCGACAGGGAGCAAG GGTTCCCGGGGGACCTTGACGTGTACGTGACGTACGAGCTGTCCTGCGGCCCGTACGAGCTGAGAGCGCGGATGAACGCGACGGCGCTGAACAAGGCGACGCCGGTGAACCTGGCGAACCACGCGTACTGGAACCTGGCCGGCGATGGCAGCGGCGACGTCCTCGGCCACCTCATCAGGGTGTTCGCGTCGCGGTTCACGCCCGTGGACGCGTCCATGATCCCGACGGGGGAGATCGCGCCGGTCTCCGGCACGCCGTACGACCTGCGCGCGCCGACGCTCCTGGGCTCGCGCATCAAGCACGTCTCCGGCGCCGGCATGGCCGGGTTCGACATCAACTACGCGGTGGACGGCGACGGGTTTGGGTTCCGGCAGGTCGCGTACCTCCGTGACCCGGCGTCCGGTCGAGCGCTGGAGCTGTGGGCCAACCAGCCCGGGGTGCAGCTCTACACCAGCAACTGGCTCAACAACGTCAAGGGCAAGGGCGGCAGGGTGTACGGGCAGTACGGCGCGGTGTGTCTGGAGACGCAGGCCTTCCCGGACGCCGTGAACCACCCCAACTTCCCGTCGGAGATTGTGAGGCCCGGCGGGGTGTACCAGCATGACATGCTGTTCAAGTTTTCCTTCTAA